The Moraxella osloensis genome contains a region encoding:
- the epmA gene encoding EF-P lysine aminoacylase EpmA: MSTTYQPTCTLQTAQARAAMYATIRQFFAERQVLEVQTPVLSQAGNTDIFLQSVSSNVTVADHPTTYYLHTSPEFAMKRLLAAWQVPMYQICPVFRDNEIGSRHNIEFTMLEWYRPNFSLDELAKETNDLVSAVLGYPVIFDHYRYVDAFMDFVKIHPFDASCDTLKAIAKDNGLNIDLGEDHQGWLDLLFSHLVEPNLGKALPTLIYDYPVATAALAKTVTDKDGNRVARRFELYINGLEIANAYDELADGQALRLRFDEDNVARKKRGLPVMPIDENLLAACDDLPACSGIALGIDRLLMIKTGKTHIRDVIAIPTPHA; the protein is encoded by the coding sequence ATGTCAACCACTTATCAACCTACTTGCACCCTACAAACCGCCCAAGCCCGTGCTGCGATGTATGCCACTATTCGCCAGTTTTTTGCCGAGCGACAAGTGCTAGAAGTACAAACTCCTGTGCTGTCACAGGCGGGCAATACCGATATATTTTTGCAATCCGTCTCTAGCAATGTCACTGTGGCCGACCATCCAACAACCTATTATCTGCACACCTCACCCGAATTTGCCATGAAGCGTCTATTGGCAGCTTGGCAAGTACCGATGTACCAAATTTGCCCCGTGTTTCGCGACAACGAAATTGGCAGCCGCCACAACATTGAATTTACCATGCTCGAATGGTACCGTCCCAATTTTAGTTTGGATGAACTGGCAAAAGAAACCAACGATTTGGTGTCCGCGGTACTCGGCTATCCGGTGATTTTTGACCATTATCGCTATGTGGATGCCTTTATGGATTTTGTCAAAATTCATCCCTTCGATGCCAGTTGCGATACCCTCAAAGCCATCGCCAAAGATAATGGTCTTAACATTGATTTGGGGGAGGATCACCAAGGCTGGTTAGATTTATTATTTAGTCATTTGGTGGAGCCTAATTTGGGAAAAGCGCTACCGACACTCATCTATGATTATCCTGTCGCCACTGCCGCCCTCGCCAAGACAGTCACAGACAAAGATGGCAATCGGGTGGCTAGACGCTTTGAGCTGTATATCAACGGTCTTGAAATCGCCAATGCGTATGATGAGTTGGCTGATGGACAGGCGCTGCGTCTGCGCTTTGATGAAGATAATGTGGCGCGTAAAAAACGTGGGCTGCCTGTGATGCCAATTGACGAAAATCTGCTGGCAGCTTGTGATGACCTGCCAGCTTGTAGTGGCATTGCGCTTGGTATTGACAGGCTGCTAATGATTAAAACGGGCAAAACCCATATCCGCGATGTCATCGCTATACCCACCCCTCACGCCTAA
- the cytX gene encoding putative hydroxymethylpyrimidine transporter CytX, producing MDSAQTTHQTRSQTTSGHYALLWAGAAVSIAEILTGTYLAPLGWERGLLAIVIGHMIGGLLFFLVGYIGATQRKSAMETVKGSFGFHGGMLFALLNLVQLVGWTAIMIYDGALAVNGIWAIGQAAWCGVIGALIVLWLWMGNRFFGKINALAVAGLFILTLILSFKLFKLGAGDVAATKDVAAAMSFGAAVELAVIMPLSWLPLVSDYTRNAQRPLQATLVSTVSYGVMSAWMYAIGLGMALYTQTSDFAQMLLQLGLGMTGLLLIVLATVTTTFLDAYSAGVSGVSLWQKLPEKGLAIGITLICTIAAMLFPMDDITEFLYFLGSVFAPMAAIQIVDFFILKNTGIKQRFNVKNLIVWAIGFCLYRYWLAHPLDIGNTLPVIMVTMLLCFLVNVVPKK from the coding sequence ATGGATAGCGCACAAACCACCCACCAAACTCGCAGTCAGACCACAAGTGGCCATTACGCTTTGCTGTGGGCAGGGGCAGCTGTGTCAATCGCTGAGATTTTGACGGGCACCTACCTTGCGCCGTTGGGGTGGGAGCGTGGCTTGTTAGCCATCGTCATTGGGCATATGATTGGTGGTTTGCTATTTTTTCTAGTCGGCTATATTGGGGCAACCCAACGCAAAAGTGCCATGGAAACAGTGAAGGGTAGTTTTGGTTTTCATGGTGGGATGCTTTTTGCTTTGCTAAATCTTGTGCAATTGGTCGGTTGGACAGCCATCATGATTTATGATGGGGCATTGGCAGTCAATGGGATTTGGGCTATCGGACAAGCGGCCTGGTGTGGTGTGATTGGTGCGCTGATTGTGCTGTGGCTGTGGATGGGCAACCGCTTCTTTGGCAAAATCAATGCGTTGGCGGTAGCTGGGTTGTTTATTTTAACACTTATTTTGTCGTTTAAATTATTTAAGTTAGGCGCTGGGGATGTGGCAGCGACAAAAGACGTGGCAGCAGCAATGAGCTTTGGGGCAGCGGTGGAGCTCGCGGTCATTATGCCATTATCATGGTTGCCACTGGTGAGTGATTATACTCGCAATGCGCAAAGACCTTTGCAAGCGACACTTGTGAGCACCGTGAGCTATGGGGTGATGAGTGCGTGGATGTATGCGATTGGACTGGGCATGGCGTTGTATACCCAAACCTCAGATTTTGCCCAAATGCTGTTACAGCTTGGATTGGGCATGACTGGGTTATTGTTGATTGTGCTCGCGACGGTGACAACCACGTTTTTGGATGCGTACTCGGCAGGCGTGTCGGGTGTCTCGCTGTGGCAAAAACTTCCAGAAAAAGGCTTGGCAATTGGCATTACCCTCATCTGTACTATCGCAGCTATGTTGTTTCCCATGGATGATATCACTGAATTTTTATACTTTTTAGGCTCAGTTTTTGCGCCAATGGCAGCCATTCAAATTGTGGACTTTTTTATTTTAAAAAATACCGGTATCAAACAGCGTTTTAATGTCAAAAATTTGATTGTTTGGGCGATTGGTTTTTGCTTGTACCGTTATTGGCTTGCCCATCCACTTGATATCGGCAATACCTTGCCGGTGATTATGGTGACGATGCTGTTATGCTTCTTGGTTAATGTAGTCCCAAAAAAATAA
- a CDS encoding SulP family inorganic anion transporter: MPLHLAYLRRLPHWVTHYNKANLSQDLLAGVIVGILVIPQSLGYAMLSGLPPVYGLYSAIVPVLVYAWIGASSVNAVGPVAITAIMTAQALQPYNELPPMHYAIMASFLALITGTLLWLASVFRLGWITQFISRGVTAGFISGAAILILVGQIKYVTGIAISGNSLLENVETFLFHRRELHVPTLMVGVAAFTVLIINRYYLKTWLKPLLAAKVIEVITRMIPLAVLAIGIIASQVGNFADIGIRTVADVPSGLPHFVLPFYQISPVELINLLPAAGLMALIAFVSSNSVASSFARQRNEAYDANLELKGLGFANIAGAFFQSFTIVGGFSRTAVNVDAGAQSPLASMLSVLVMALVLLFFSQTLEPLPYAILGATIMSVIISLIDVQTLKQALRYDKLDALAFGVALTGVLLFGLNIGLVAGLFASFAGLIWQTSHPHIAIVGQIGDTGHFRNVARHPVKQFDDLLIIRIDESLFYGNAQSVLQFIEQAIASHSQTKNLVLMLSAVNHIDLTAQDMLINLNQNLAAQAIALHFSEVKGPVMDVIEKTDVIQKLTGKVFLSTQQAVKQLTQ; encoded by the coding sequence TTGCCATTACATTTAGCCTACTTGCGACGATTACCCCACTGGGTAACGCACTATAACAAGGCAAATCTCAGTCAAGATTTGTTGGCGGGTGTTATCGTGGGTATTTTGGTAATTCCGCAAAGTTTGGGCTATGCCATGCTGTCGGGGTTGCCCCCTGTATATGGGTTATATTCAGCGATTGTGCCGGTACTGGTGTATGCGTGGATTGGCGCAAGCTCGGTCAATGCCGTCGGTCCCGTGGCGATTACTGCGATTATGACCGCACAAGCGCTGCAGCCCTATAACGAATTACCGCCCATGCATTATGCCATTATGGCGTCGTTTTTGGCGCTGATAACAGGGACACTATTGTGGCTAGCAAGCGTGTTTCGGCTCGGCTGGATTACCCAGTTTATTAGCCGTGGCGTGACGGCAGGGTTTATTAGTGGCGCGGCGATTTTGATTTTGGTCGGGCAAATCAAATATGTGACAGGTATCGCGATCAGTGGCAATTCACTGCTAGAGAATGTTGAAACCTTTTTGTTTCATCGCCGTGAGTTGCACGTGCCCACCTTGATGGTCGGTGTTGCGGCATTCACCGTCCTAATTATCAACCGCTATTATCTTAAAACTTGGCTCAAGCCTTTATTGGCTGCCAAAGTCATTGAGGTCATCACGCGTATGATACCTCTTGCGGTACTGGCAATCGGTATTATCGCCAGTCAAGTTGGCAATTTTGCCGATATCGGTATTCGCACAGTGGCGGATGTACCCAGTGGTTTGCCGCATTTTGTGCTGCCGTTTTATCAGATTTCGCCCGTTGAACTCATTAATTTATTACCTGCAGCCGGATTGATGGCGCTGATTGCATTTGTCTCTAGCAACTCGGTTGCCAGCTCATTTGCCCGACAACGCAATGAAGCTTACGATGCTAATCTAGAACTCAAAGGGTTGGGCTTTGCCAATATCGCAGGTGCGTTTTTTCAGTCGTTTACCATTGTTGGTGGCTTCTCACGCACCGCGGTAAATGTCGATGCGGGTGCGCAAAGTCCCCTTGCCAGTATGTTATCGGTACTGGTGATGGCATTGGTGCTGCTGTTTTTTAGCCAGACTTTAGAGCCACTTCCCTATGCCATATTGGGCGCTACGATCATGTCAGTGATTATCAGCCTGATTGATGTACAAACGCTCAAGCAAGCGCTGCGCTATGACAAACTCGATGCGCTGGCATTTGGCGTGGCACTCACAGGTGTGTTATTGTTTGGGCTAAATATTGGCTTGGTGGCGGGGCTGTTTGCCTCCTTTGCAGGCTTGATTTGGCAAACCAGCCACCCGCATATCGCGATTGTGGGTCAAATTGGTGATACCGGGCATTTTCGTAATGTTGCACGCCATCCAGTGAAGCAGTTTGATGATTTGTTGATCATTCGCATTGATGAAAGCCTGTTTTATGGCAATGCCCAGTCCGTGCTACAGTTTATTGAGCAGGCGATTGCCAGTCATTCACAGACTAAAAATCTGGTACTGATGTTATCGGCAGTCAATCACATCGATTTGACAGCACAAGATATGCTCATCAATTTAAACCAAAATTTGGCGGCTCAAGCTATCGCCCTACATTTTTCGGAAGTCAAAGGGCCGGTGATGGATGTGATTGAAAAAACCGATGTGATTCAAAAATTAACAGGCAAGGTATTTTTAAGTACGCAACAAGCGGTTAAACAATTAACCCAATAA
- the ahpF gene encoding alkyl hydroperoxide reductase subunit F, translating to MLDQGLLDAVKSYSERMTRPIEFVLGEGEHEQRAELVDFLTQIAGTTDKIRLSQQFDANLSPMSFKIRSQDKDTGIIFSGIPGGHEFTSLILAILQSGGSEIKLDPGIQNIIKAIKQPLKFETFVSLSCHNCPDVVQALNQFALLNDNISNEMIDGGVFQDMINERNIQGVPAVYLNGKPFANGKIDTAKLIEKLQQQYPDLMSGAAAAEQLEQQDVTIIGGGPAGVAAAIYVARKGLKVTMVADRIGGQVKDTQDIENLISIPLTNGNELSANFVKHIAAYSITVKEMVSVTSISENSAQMNEQGEDKPTYQITLNTGESFGTRAIIVATGAKWRKLNIKGEDENIGSGVAYCPHCDGPFFKGKDVAVVGGGNSGIEAAIDLAGIVKHVTVLEFADTLKADQVLIDKAKERDNIDIMTSVASQEIKATDGKVSSLIYQDRTTGENKELPLSAIFVQIGLVPNSEVVKDLVQVTKFGEIEINEKCQTNKPGIFACGDVTTVPFKQINIAMGEGSKAALSAFEYLMLQ from the coding sequence ATGTTAGATCAAGGTTTATTAGATGCAGTAAAAAGTTATAGCGAACGTATGACTCGCCCGATTGAGTTTGTGTTGGGTGAGGGTGAACATGAACAGCGCGCTGAACTGGTGGATTTTTTGACCCAAATTGCAGGAACCACTGACAAGATTCGTTTGAGTCAACAATTCGATGCCAATCTATCACCGATGAGTTTTAAAATCCGTAGCCAAGACAAAGATACAGGTATCATTTTTAGTGGTATTCCAGGTGGTCACGAATTTACCTCATTGATTTTGGCGATTTTACAATCAGGTGGTAGTGAAATCAAACTTGACCCAGGTATTCAAAATATTATTAAGGCGATTAAACAGCCGCTAAAATTTGAAACTTTCGTCTCATTGTCTTGCCACAACTGTCCAGACGTGGTACAAGCGCTGAACCAATTTGCGTTATTGAACGACAACATCAGCAATGAAATGATTGATGGTGGTGTGTTCCAAGACATGATTAACGAGCGCAATATCCAAGGCGTACCTGCGGTATATTTAAATGGTAAACCTTTTGCCAATGGTAAAATTGACACTGCCAAACTCATTGAGAAACTGCAACAGCAATATCCAGATTTGATGAGTGGTGCAGCAGCAGCCGAACAGCTTGAGCAGCAAGATGTAACCATCATCGGTGGCGGACCTGCGGGCGTAGCGGCAGCCATTTATGTGGCACGTAAAGGCTTAAAAGTGACCATGGTGGCTGATCGTATCGGTGGGCAAGTGAAAGATACCCAAGATATCGAAAACTTGATTTCAATCCCGTTGACCAATGGTAATGAATTATCTGCCAATTTTGTCAAACATATTGCCGCTTATAGTATCACGGTCAAAGAAATGGTAAGCGTGACATCCATCAGCGAAAATTCTGCACAAATGAATGAGCAAGGCGAGGATAAGCCAACCTACCAAATTACCTTGAATACCGGTGAAAGTTTTGGCACTCGTGCGATTATCGTAGCGACGGGGGCAAAATGGCGTAAGCTTAACATCAAAGGTGAAGACGAAAATATCGGTAGTGGCGTCGCATATTGTCCGCACTGTGATGGTCCGTTCTTTAAAGGCAAAGACGTGGCAGTTGTGGGCGGCGGTAACTCAGGGATTGAAGCGGCAATTGACTTGGCAGGCATTGTCAAACACGTGACAGTGTTAGAATTTGCTGACACGCTCAAAGCAGACCAAGTATTGATTGATAAAGCCAAAGAGCGCGATAATATCGATATCATGACAAGTGTAGCGAGCCAAGAGATTAAAGCAACTGATGGTAAAGTCAGTTCGCTAATTTACCAAGACCGTACCACCGGTGAAAACAAAGAATTGCCATTATCTGCTATCTTTGTGCAAATCGGACTGGTGCCAAACTCGGAAGTGGTCAAAGATTTGGTACAGGTGACCAAATTTGGTGAAATCGAAATCAATGAGAAATGCCAAACCAACAAACCCGGAATTTTTGCCTGTGGTGATGTCACTACCGTACCGTTTAAGCAAATTAATATTGCGATGGGCGAAGGTAGTAAAGCGGCACTCAGTGCGTTTGAATACCTCATGTTGCAATAA
- a CDS encoding 3-hydroxyacyl-CoA dehydrogenase, with translation MTTANTSSIKQVTVAGGGVLGSQIAMQNAFFGFNVTIFDKEPEKVKERIAKLMPIYAKFYDKSPAQAQVMTHAIRYVTDLGEAVAQADLVIEALPEVLDIKNEFYKALAKVAPSHTIFASNSSTLIPSQMVEATSRPDKFLALHFANRIWVNNTAEVMGSAQTDPAVFDSIVAYAKAIGMVALPLNKEQPGYILNTLLVPFLNAGMHLYANDIADPQTVDKTWMIGTGAPMGPFAMMDIVGVNTIVNISQQKAKTGSKTAERFIQKLQTELIDKGRTGFEVGKGFYDYPNPAYKDPDFLK, from the coding sequence ATGACAACAGCAAATACTTCATCCATCAAGCAGGTTACGGTAGCCGGCGGCGGCGTACTGGGTTCTCAAATCGCCATGCAAAACGCCTTTTTTGGCTTTAACGTCACAATCTTTGATAAAGAACCTGAAAAGGTCAAAGAGCGCATCGCAAAACTCATGCCCATCTACGCCAAATTCTATGACAAAAGCCCAGCACAAGCCCAAGTAATGACCCATGCGATTCGCTATGTGACTGACTTAGGCGAAGCGGTGGCACAGGCTGATTTGGTCATTGAAGCCTTACCAGAAGTCCTTGATATCAAAAATGAATTTTATAAGGCGCTGGCAAAGGTAGCCCCAAGTCACACGATTTTTGCCAGTAACAGCTCAACCTTGATTCCTAGCCAAATGGTCGAAGCCACAAGTCGTCCCGATAAATTTTTGGCGTTACACTTTGCCAACCGTATCTGGGTGAACAACACCGCAGAAGTCATGGGCTCAGCGCAAACCGATCCGGCGGTATTTGACAGCATTGTTGCTTATGCCAAAGCCATTGGCATGGTGGCGTTACCACTCAATAAAGAACAGCCTGGCTATATCTTAAATACCCTATTAGTGCCTTTTTTAAATGCCGGCATGCACTTGTATGCCAATGACATTGCCGATCCCCAGACCGTTGACAAAACTTGGATGATTGGCACAGGCGCACCGATGGGACCGTTTGCCATGATGGATATCGTAGGGGTTAATACCATTGTTAATATCAGCCAGCAAAAAGCCAAAACAGGCTCAAAAACTGCCGAGCGATTTATCCAAAAACTGCAAACCGAACTGATCGATAAAGGTCGCACAGGGTTTGAAGTGGGGAAGGGTTTTTATGATTATCCAAACCCGGCTTATAAAGACCCTGATTTTTTAAAATAA
- a CDS encoding YaiI/YqxD family protein produces the protein MTLWIDADAIPTIAKQIIIKTAQRTQTTTIFVANRGIALPRLPVLQMTVVEGGFDKADDYIAAHCVAGDVVITSDIPLANDCIEKGAKVVTSRGFVYDKDNIKQKLNMRDFMDTMRSTGVFDPSQQSKLGGQAPYSDKDKQAFANILNAWIR, from the coding sequence ATCACCCTGTGGATAGACGCTGACGCAATTCCCACTATTGCCAAGCAAATCATCATCAAAACCGCGCAGCGCACCCAGACGACCACGATTTTTGTCGCCAATCGCGGCATTGCTTTACCGCGGTTGCCAGTTTTGCAGATGACAGTGGTCGAAGGCGGTTTTGACAAAGCGGATGACTATATCGCAGCGCACTGTGTAGCGGGTGATGTGGTCATCACAAGCGATATCCCACTTGCCAATGACTGCATTGAAAAAGGCGCCAAGGTAGTCACCTCTCGCGGTTTTGTGTATGACAAAGACAACATTAAGCAAAAGCTTAATATGCGCGATTTTATGGATACCATGCGTAGTACAGGCGTTTTTGACCCCAGTCAACAAAGCAAATTGGGCGGACAAGCCCCCTATAGCGACAAAGACAAACAAGCCTTTGCCAATATTTTGAACGCTTGGATTCGCTAG
- a CDS encoding DMT family transporter: protein MKVWHLFLGLVAGLGIPIQAAINTRLGAMFGGQPLMAAFVSFTVGALLLCLVSLLFVDWQAVQSGLSDMQISDWWKWLGGALGAFFVFASIFLAPKIGVTNTVFLFILGQLVMGMVVDSLGLFGMPVKTLHWSKFLGIVLMLVGVSFFMFGQKWFAKSS from the coding sequence ATGAAAGTTTGGCATTTATTTTTGGGGCTGGTGGCAGGCTTGGGCATCCCGATTCAAGCAGCGATTAATACCCGATTGGGCGCAATGTTTGGTGGCCAACCGCTAATGGCAGCATTTGTATCGTTCACGGTTGGCGCGCTATTATTGTGCTTGGTGTCTTTGCTATTTGTCGATTGGCAAGCGGTGCAATCGGGTCTATCAGACATGCAAATCAGTGACTGGTGGAAATGGCTTGGCGGTGCGCTGGGCGCGTTTTTTGTCTTTGCGTCGATTTTTTTAGCGCCAAAAATCGGTGTTACCAATACGGTGTTTTTGTTTATTTTAGGTCAGCTGGTCATGGGCATGGTGGTGGATAGTTTGGGTTTATTTGGTATGCCTGTGAAAACCCTGCATTGGAGTAAATTTTTGGGGATTGTATTGATGCTAGTCGGCGTATCGTTTTTTATGTTTGGACAAAAATGGTTTGCTAAGTCGTCATAA
- a CDS encoding MBL fold metallo-hydrolase — protein MNIHSFLDKDTETFTHVLVDEASKHCAIIDPVLDFDPAAGKITYDNANNVIGFVKSQGLTLDYIIETHAHADHLSSAPYIKAQLGGKIVMGKYIDKVQKTFKTIFNFDDLATDASQFDILTEEGSELTLGDLSITAMHVPGHTPADMAYKVTDKSAGKEKIAVFVGDTIFAPDVGSARCDFPHGSAEDLYDSMQRLLALPDDTLLYLCHDYPPKGGREHIATVCVGEQKLRNIHVKQGTPKAEFVRMRNQRDKTLAMPRLILPSVQVNINAGELPKPEDNGVRYLKIPLNQLS, from the coding sequence ATGAACATTCATTCTTTTTTAGACAAAGACACTGAAACTTTTACCCACGTTCTAGTTGATGAAGCTAGCAAACACTGCGCCATCATCGACCCAGTATTGGATTTTGACCCCGCAGCCGGCAAAATTACTTATGACAACGCCAATAACGTCATTGGGTTTGTCAAATCACAAGGTTTGACCTTGGACTATATCATCGAAACCCACGCCCATGCCGATCATTTATCGTCCGCGCCTTATATCAAAGCGCAATTAGGCGGTAAAATAGTGATGGGTAAATATATCGATAAGGTGCAAAAAACCTTTAAAACCATTTTTAACTTTGACGACCTAGCCACCGATGCCAGTCAATTTGATATTTTGACTGAGGAAGGCAGCGAGCTAACACTGGGTGATTTGAGCATTACGGCCATGCATGTACCGGGTCATACCCCAGCCGATATGGCATATAAAGTGACGGATAAAAGCGCAGGCAAAGAAAAAATTGCGGTATTCGTCGGTGATACTATTTTTGCCCCTGATGTCGGCTCTGCACGCTGTGACTTTCCCCATGGTAGTGCCGAGGATTTGTATGACTCGATGCAGCGTTTATTAGCCTTGCCCGATGATACCCTGCTGTATCTTTGCCATGATTACCCACCCAAGGGCGGGCGTGAGCATATTGCAACGGTTTGTGTCGGTGAGCAAAAATTACGCAACATTCATGTCAAACAAGGCACGCCTAAAGCAGAATTTGTACGAATGCGTAACCAACGTGACAAAACACTTGCAATGCCACGTTTGATTTTGCCATCGGTACAAGTTAACATCAATGCAGGTGAATTGCCAAAACCAGAAGACAATGGCGTTCGCTACCTTAAAATTCCCTTAAATCAATTATCATAA
- a CDS encoding YgaP family membrane protein, producing MKTNVGNKERIARVVAGLALLKSAKSKKMKMLGLIPLVSGATGHCPCYSMLGINTAKSAADSKKHSKAQSKDHAQDSADDKSTVIDSAMQTAETLKETVQEKAATLKETAQEKIEELADAKKADHADKAKKSEQSEKKEA from the coding sequence ATGAAAACCAATGTGGGCAACAAAGAGCGTATCGCGCGTGTTGTGGCAGGTCTAGCTTTACTAAAATCAGCGAAAAGCAAAAAGATGAAAATGCTTGGCTTAATACCCTTAGTATCGGGTGCGACGGGTCATTGTCCTTGTTATAGCATGCTAGGTATCAACACCGCCAAATCAGCAGCAGATAGCAAAAAACACTCTAAAGCGCAATCCAAAGACCATGCGCAAGATAGCGCTGATGACAAAAGCACCGTGATTGACAGTGCCATGCAAACAGCTGAAACCTTAAAAGAAACAGTTCAAGAAAAAGCAGCCACGCTTAAAGAGACTGCTCAGGAAAAAATAGAAGAACTTGCAGACGCCAAGAAAGCTGACCATGCAGACAAAGCGAAAAAGTCAGAACAATCAGAAAAAAAAGAGGCTTAA
- a CDS encoding TIGR01244 family sulfur transferase has translation MPNNTVFYGQIEPQQVAQIQAQGFKTIINNRPDGEELNQPLQTDIATKAQQAGLAYHYLPVVGGQLTREQVEQFAEIFNQAEKPVFMFCRSGNRSNVLFQSAKQLDLLDD, from the coding sequence ATGCCAAACAATACTGTTTTTTATGGTCAAATTGAGCCACAGCAAGTTGCTCAAATTCAAGCGCAAGGTTTTAAAACCATTATCAATAACCGCCCCGATGGCGAAGAACTCAACCAACCGCTGCAAACAGATATCGCTACTAAAGCACAGCAAGCAGGGCTCGCCTATCATTATCTACCGGTCGTTGGTGGTCAATTAACCCGTGAGCAAGTTGAGCAGTTTGCCGAGATTTTTAATCAAGCAGAAAAACCCGTGTTTATGTTCTGCCGTTCAGGCAACCGCTCAAACGTGTTATTCCAGTCTGCCAAACAGCTTGATTTGCTAGACGACTAA
- a CDS encoding 4-phosphoerythronate dehydrogenase, whose amino-acid sequence MKIIADGNIAHLSDFFNEHTLGRPIELIAMAGREIDAAVIDEHQPDILLVRSVTPVNRLLLDNNKSVKFVGSATIGIDHVDVEYLAKRGIIFAHAAGCSKHSVAQYVVAAIANLRPDYFFKPINLGIIGVGNIGNTLAQYAISYGWNVLGYDPLKPPSVVNNAKLETVLQESNVISFHVPLTHAHNSSYPTHHDYLMTQARWQTVSDTAIIINTSRGAVLGRDDIVASPNVCVLDVFEHEPNIDAELLKACSIVTPHIAGYTLEGKLRGTQFVYNALCKYLQVAPTVDFHSLMPAEVPLFQKVHNPLKDHERHQLLNKIPVMYDIKADDKRLRSVANANGDIEGKDFDNLRKNYPLRREWQSYVFKI is encoded by the coding sequence ATGAAAATTATTGCTGATGGCAATATTGCTCATTTAAGCGATTTTTTTAATGAACACACTTTAGGGCGACCCATCGAATTGATTGCGATGGCAGGGCGCGAGATTGACGCGGCTGTGATAGATGAGCATCAGCCCGATATTTTGTTAGTGCGTTCCGTCACGCCTGTCAACAGGCTGTTATTAGACAACAATAAAAGCGTCAAATTTGTCGGTAGTGCCACCATCGGCATCGACCATGTCGATGTGGAGTACCTCGCCAAGCGCGGTATCATTTTTGCCCATGCCGCTGGCTGTAGTAAGCATTCGGTTGCACAATATGTGGTGGCAGCGATTGCCAATTTGCGCCCTGACTATTTTTTCAAACCCATCAACCTTGGCATTATTGGGGTGGGTAATATCGGTAATACCCTCGCGCAATATGCGATTTCCTATGGCTGGAATGTGCTGGGCTATGACCCACTCAAACCACCGTCCGTAGTCAACAATGCCAAACTTGAAACTGTACTGCAAGAAAGCAATGTGATTAGCTTTCACGTGCCACTAACGCATGCGCACAACAGTTCATATCCCACCCATCACGACTATCTGATGACCCAAGCGCGTTGGCAAACCGTATCCGACACTGCCATCATCATCAATACCTCGCGCGGTGCAGTCCTCGGTCGTGATGATATTGTCGCAAGCCCGAATGTGTGTGTGCTCGATGTGTTTGAACACGAGCCCAATATCGATGCAGAGCTGCTCAAAGCCTGTAGTATCGTCACTCCGCATATCGCAGGTTATACCCTAGAAGGCAAACTTAGGGGCACACAGTTTGTCTACAATGCCTTATGCAAATATTTACAGGTTGCCCCAACGGTTGATTTTCATAGCTTGATGCCAGCTGAAGTGCCGCTGTTTCAAAAAGTGCATAACCCACTCAAAGACCACGAGCGCCATCAACTGCTCAATAAAATTCCTGTGATGTATGATATCAAAGCCGATGACAAGCGTTTACGTAGTGTGGCAAACGCAAACGGTGATATTGAAGGCAAAGACTTTGATAACCTGCGTAAAAACTACCCGCTGCGCCGTGAATGGCAATCATACGTGTTTAAAATTTGA
- a CDS encoding ArsR/SmtB family transcription factor — translation MDATMLDQMHAAAGKASQLLKSLSHPDRLMLLCQLTQGEHCVSQLEEKVGLGQPSLSQQLGILRKDGLVNTRREGKQIYYSVASDNALAILNVLYDRFCHTK, via the coding sequence ATGGATGCTACCATGCTCGATCAAATGCACGCTGCCGCAGGAAAAGCCAGCCAGTTGTTAAAGTCGTTATCTCATCCTGACCGCTTGATGCTGCTGTGTCAATTGACGCAAGGTGAGCATTGTGTGAGCCAGCTTGAAGAGAAAGTGGGACTGGGTCAACCAAGTCTGTCTCAGCAATTGGGGATTTTGCGTAAAGATGGTTTGGTCAACACCCGCCGCGAGGGCAAACAAATCTATTATTCAGTCGCCAGTGACAATGCCTTAGCAATCCTCAATGTACTGTATGATCGCTTTTGTCACACAAAATAA
- a CDS encoding YdcH family protein yields the protein MFPEHRELISKLKTSDKHFEKLFDKHNDLDAQIINLEKDPVAAGSRDDEIEALKKQKLQLKDEIYKILEDNKNK from the coding sequence ATGTTTCCAGAACATCGCGAACTTATTAGCAAACTAAAAACTTCTGATAAACACTTTGAAAAATTATTTGATAAACACAATGACTTAGATGCTCAAATCATTAACCTAGAAAAAGATCCTGTTGCAGCAGGCAGCCGTGACGACGAAATTGAAGCATTAAAAAAACAAAAACTGCAATTAAAAGATGAAATCTATAAAATCTTAGAAGACAATAAAAATAAATAA